In Littorina saxatilis isolate snail1 linkage group LG8, US_GU_Lsax_2.0, whole genome shotgun sequence, a single genomic region encodes these proteins:
- the LOC138972154 gene encoding uncharacterized protein: MDMSLLRIVCALVVASISTGVLSGESMCASFQTHSKTTSLDNGSYLATLTFRVNNTCAGGTSNLTDIKVFTDPEQNLIIPTCHVLFNHGVINCPLIVGCSCDSLSRQNVLMTKTIGNVQGETWLFVGKLENKDQFNETVEIRPGRMPTPEENTSLVVGLAASAGILVVILCLALVAVCYLQKRRSGAWPLSLNFPISRRPAHRDPNATLPRQPTSPAVEHGDQQDGERQLPSGESQCMFYSDNYEVVKDSLVSL; this comes from the exons ATGGATATGTCTCTGTTGAGAATCGTGTGTGCCCTAGTTGTTGCCTCGATCAGCACTGGAGTCTTGTCGGGAGAGTCAATGT GTGCTTCTTTCCAGACCCACAGCAAGACTACATCCCTTGACAACGGCAGCTACCtcgcgaccttgaccttcagggtcaacaATACTTGTGCAGGTGGAACCAGCAACTTAACAGACATCAAAGTGTTCACGGACCCTGAGCAGAATCTGATAATACCAACCTGTCACGTATTGTTTAATCACGGCGTTATCAATTGTCCACTAATAGTAGGGTGCTCGTGCGACTCGCTTTCCCGCCAGAATGTGCTGATGACAAAAACCATTGGAAACGTGCAAGGAGAGACCTGGTTGTTTGTCGGCAAACTTGAAAATAAGGACCAGTTTAATGAAACCGTTGAGATCCGCCCAGGCC GTATGCCTACACCTGAAGAAAACACGTCTCTCGTCGTTGGGCTAGCGGCATCAGCCGGCATTCTCGTTGTCATCCTGTGTCTAGCTCTTGTTGCTGTATGCTACCTACAGAAAAGGAGAAGCG GCGCATGGCCTTTGTCACTCAACTTCCCGATCAGCCGTCGTCCTGCTCACCGCGACCCGAACGCGACGTTGCCAAGGCAACCGACATCCCCGGCTGTAGAACATGGCGACCAGCAAGATGGGGAGCGGCAGTTGCCCAGCGGAGAGTCACAATGCATGTTCTACAGCGACAACTATGAGGTGGTCAAGGACAGCTTGGTCAGCTTGTGA
- the LOC138972727 gene encoding ubiquitin-fold modifier-conjugating enzyme 1-like — protein MVDEVTKKTLAQIPLLKTKAGPRDGEQWIQRLKEEYQSLIQYVKNNKDADNDWFRLESNKEGTRWFGKCWYIYELIKYEFEVDFDMPITYPTTAPEIALPELDGKTAKMYRSGENTYIDTHA, from the exons ATGGTTGACGAAGTCACGAAGAAAACTTTAGCTCAGATTCCCTTGCTGAAAACTAAGGCAGGGCCGAGAGATGGCGAGCAGTGGATCCAGCGATTGAAGGAAGAATACCAGTCGCTCATCCAG TATGTGAAGAACAACAAAGACGCGGACAATGACTGGTTTAGGCTGGAGTCCAACAAAGAGGGAACACGCTGGTTTGGCAAGTGCTGGTACATCTATGAACTTATCAAATATGAATTTGAAGTGGACTTTGAT ATGCCCATCACCTATCCCACCACAGCACCAGAGATTGCACTACCAGAATTAGATGGGAAAACAGCAAAGATGTACAGGTCTGGTGaaaacacatacatagacactcATGCATAG